One genomic region from Cardinium endosymbiont of Dermatophagoides farinae encodes:
- a CDS encoding ankyrin repeat domain-containing protein, translated as MQWIRINKGQYSQAHLQILNTLLNGPKVDSMETDKDGKTALHWAVANNSLEAVKAILQYAKSNLQSYKNLST; from the coding sequence ATGCAGTGGATAAGGATCAACAAGGGGCAATATAGCCAAGCACATCTCCAAATATTGAATACACTATTAAATGGTCCTAAAGTTGATAGCATGGAAACAGATAAAGATGGCAAGACTGCTTTGCATTGGGCAGTGGCAAACAATAGCCTAGAAGCTGTAAAAGCAATATTGCAATATGCTAAATCAAATTTGCAATCATATAAAAATTTATCAACCTGA
- the yidD gene encoding membrane protein insertion efficiency factor YidD, which produces MQISKFLSRFCCFAISIYQHCVAPLFPPVCRFQPSCSCYAKAAFSRYGIRKGTLLTLRRLLRCHPWGGSGYDPLL; this is translated from the coding sequence ATGCAAATTTCCAAATTCCTTAGCCGTTTTTGTTGCTTTGCTATTTCCATTTATCAGCATTGCGTGGCACCTTTATTCCCTCCTGTATGCCGTTTTCAACCCAGTTGCTCTTGTTATGCAAAGGCAGCTTTTTCCAGGTATGGCATCCGAAAGGGCACCTTGCTTACCCTACGTAGGCTGCTTCGTTGCCATCCATGGGGAGGGAGTGGGTATGATCCATTGCTTTGA
- a CDS encoding ankyrin repeat domain-containing protein yields MVPWLRSITKPTKKNYAHDAQPSNYPDNYPIQGESSYPLHTAVSQNELIKVQIILNEDKLKYKNTDRPCIRVNQTDNEGYLPIHWALNKKFSYKTGRAADNNLKILKLLLKYPNSSQGDKQKMTVLHWATKNNLPNSVALILEQYRNKLPDFINQKDQDGLTALHYAVDKDEKEEYRKKRIQILNTLLNDPKVQITKIDKDGKTALHQAVINNNLEAVEAILEYCRNKPEDRTNQKDQEGFTPLHYAVDKDQQGAI; encoded by the coding sequence ATGGTTCCTTGGCTAAGATCTATTACCAAGCCTACAAAAAAAAATTATGCGCATGATGCGCAACCCTCAAATTATCCGGACAACTATCCTATACAAGGAGAGTCATCTTATCCATTACATACTGCAGTCTCTCAAAATGAGCTTATTAAGGTTCAGATCATACTAAATGAAGATAAACTTAAATATAAAAATACAGATAGACCCTGCATAAGGGTTAACCAAACAGACAACGAAGGTTATCTTCCTATACATTGGGCACTGAACAAAAAATTCTCATATAAAACTGGAAGGGCAGCTGATAACAACTTAAAGATACTGAAGTTACTGTTAAAATATCCTAACAGCAGCCAAGGGGATAAGCAGAAGATGACGGTCCTCCATTGGGCAACAAAAAATAACCTTCCAAATTCAGTAGCGCTAATATTGGAGCAATATAGAAACAAACTTCCAGATTTTATCAATCAAAAAGATCAAGACGGGCTTACTGCGCTACATTATGCAGTAGACAAGGATGAAAAAGAAGAATATAGAAAAAAACGGATCCAAATATTGAATACACTATTAAATGATCCTAAGGTTCAGATCACAAAAATAGATAAAGATGGCAAGACTGCTTTGCACCAGGCAGTCATAAACAATAATCTAGAAGCTGTAGAAGCAATATTGGAATATTGTAGAAACAAACCTGAAGACCGCACCAATCAAAAAGATCAAGAAGGCTTTACTCCGCTACATTATGCAGTGGATAAGGATCAACAAGGGGCAATATAG
- the era gene encoding GTPase Era, with protein sequence MSKDKNDYRSGFVAIIGKPNAGKSTLMNLLINEQLAITHSKAQTTRHKLHGIVSDAHAQIIYIDTPGLIAPAYPLQTAMMEAVEVARADADLIIWLVDVKDLEQALYENHTKKPTLLVLNKVDLITANQLNATMAYWKHHYPKLTIIPISAIKNENIDRLIRHIVACLPKHPPYYPEATLTDKPERFFVQEIIREKILDQYHQEIPYSVEVAIEDFKEMESLIKIRSIIHVERPTQKGIIIGQRGAALKKLGIAARQALENFFQKKIFLEQHVKVTPNWRKSGLLLTRFGYPTIPKKKDLR encoded by the coding sequence ATGTCTAAAGATAAAAACGATTATAGGTCTGGTTTTGTAGCCATTATTGGCAAACCCAATGCGGGCAAATCTACTTTAATGAATTTATTGATAAATGAGCAACTGGCCATTACTCATTCAAAGGCACAAACGACACGCCATAAACTCCATGGAATCGTTTCTGATGCGCATGCCCAAATTATTTACATAGATACACCAGGCCTTATTGCACCTGCTTATCCCTTGCAAACGGCTATGATGGAGGCTGTAGAGGTTGCGCGTGCAGATGCTGATTTAATCATCTGGCTGGTAGATGTAAAAGACCTAGAACAGGCGCTTTATGAAAACCATACTAAAAAACCGACCCTATTGGTGCTGAATAAGGTTGATTTAATCACAGCCAATCAGCTCAATGCAACAATGGCCTATTGGAAACACCATTATCCAAAGTTAACCATTATACCTATATCAGCTATAAAAAATGAAAATATCGACCGGCTCATCAGGCATATTGTTGCATGCTTACCCAAGCATCCTCCTTATTATCCAGAAGCAACGCTAACAGATAAGCCAGAACGTTTTTTTGTACAGGAAATCATACGTGAAAAAATCCTAGACCAATACCATCAGGAAATACCCTACAGTGTAGAAGTGGCAATAGAGGATTTTAAGGAAATGGAAAGCTTGATTAAAATTCGATCGATTATACATGTAGAAAGACCAACCCAAAAGGGGATTATAATTGGTCAGCGAGGAGCGGCGCTAAAAAAGTTAGGGATAGCGGCCAGACAAGCATTGGAAAACTTTTTTCAGAAGAAAATCTTCCTGGAGCAGCATGTCAAGGTTACGCCAAACTGGCGTAAAAGTGGATTGCTGCTTACACGATTTGGCTATCCAACTATTCCAAAAAAGAAAGATTTAAGATAA
- a CDS encoding ankyrin repeat domain-containing protein, with the protein MFKLLLPEWKMGEQDSQGNTIAHWIVARGRNDMLKVLIEYKVDLNIEGKKGETILHAMITAMDYAITKGDSLLMQYLYYKKDSILNQLLSLPPSRIDFNKEDQFEYTPLALALKLNLYKEIIEKLKEKEEEGLPFKKRKKFKSAHES; encoded by the coding sequence ATATTCAAGTTATTACTGCCTGAATGGAAAATGGGTGAGCAAGATAGCCAGGGGAATACCATTGCGCATTGGATCGTTGCGCGAGGCCGCAATGATATGCTTAAGGTGCTCATTGAGTATAAAGTTGACCTGAATATAGAGGGTAAAAAAGGGGAAACTATTTTGCATGCCATGATAACAGCAATGGACTATGCCATAACCAAAGGGGATTCTCTGCTGATGCAATACCTATACTACAAAAAAGATAGTATACTGAATCAGCTATTAAGCTTACCACCATCTAGGATAGATTTCAATAAAGAAGATCAATTCGAATATACCCCCCTAGCATTAGCACTGAAGCTTAACCTTTACAAAGAAATTATTGAAAAATTAAAAGAAAAAGAGGAAGAGGGCTTACCTTTTAAAAAAAGGAAGAAATTTAAAAGCGCTCATGAAAGCTAA
- the rpmG gene encoding 50S ribosomal protein L33 encodes MAKKKGGRVQVILECTEHKSSGIPGMSRYCTEKNRTTTTARMELKKYNPILKRHTLHKEIK; translated from the coding sequence ATGGCAAAGAAAAAAGGCGGTAGGGTTCAAGTAATCTTAGAGTGTACAGAGCACAAAAGCAGCGGAATACCGGGTATGTCGCGCTACTGTACGGAAAAGAACAGAACGACTACTACTGCACGAATGGAACTCAAAAAGTATAATCCTATACTCAAACGACATACCCTTCATAAGGAAATTAAATAA
- the rlmB gene encoding 23S rRNA (guanosine(2251)-2'-O)-methyltransferase RlmB, translating into MASFSEKAAAAPLSFIFGSRAVIETILAGQAIEKVFFQTNIKTARSKALYNLVRKHEIPFSYVPVEKLDRMARGNHQGVVAVVSPIAFTPLDVVVQATFEKGKAPLLVVLDGVTDVHNIGAIARTALCMDVDALVLPTQGSAALAGAAMKTSAGALATLPICRVADLSKALRYLQESELTILACHAQAAQLLYKVDLKLPIALIVGGEDTGIAVKHLRQATHHICIPMQGPIASFNVSVAAGIILYEVFRQRFV; encoded by the coding sequence ATGGCTTCCTTTTCTGAAAAAGCAGCTGCTGCTCCATTAAGCTTTATTTTTGGTTCTAGGGCAGTAATAGAGACCATACTTGCTGGCCAAGCCATTGAAAAAGTTTTTTTTCAAACCAATATTAAAACGGCCCGCTCAAAGGCGCTATACAACCTTGTGCGTAAGCATGAAATTCCTTTTAGTTATGTGCCAGTTGAAAAATTAGATCGTATGGCGCGTGGCAACCATCAAGGTGTCGTAGCGGTTGTCTCACCTATTGCCTTTACCCCTTTAGACGTTGTGGTGCAGGCTACTTTTGAAAAAGGCAAAGCCCCGTTACTAGTTGTATTAGATGGGGTAACGGATGTGCATAACATAGGAGCCATTGCCCGTACTGCCCTTTGTATGGATGTGGATGCTTTGGTATTGCCTACACAAGGCAGTGCTGCACTAGCTGGTGCAGCTATGAAAACCTCAGCAGGTGCACTCGCAACATTGCCCATCTGTCGCGTAGCTGATTTAAGTAAGGCCTTACGTTACTTACAAGAAAGCGAATTGACCATACTCGCTTGCCATGCACAGGCCGCACAGTTGCTATATAAAGTAGATTTAAAATTACCTATTGCACTGATTGTAGGCGGAGAAGATACTGGTATAGCGGTAAAGCATTTAAGACAGGCTACCCATCATATTTGCATTCCTATGCAAGGCCCTATTGCTTCTTTTAATGTCTCTGTTGCAGCTGGCATCATACTCTATGAAGTATTTCGCCAACGCTTTGTATAG
- a CDS encoding M3 family oligoendopeptidase gives MLEEDAGWRYIHTSCDTTDLTAKSRYEYYITAIAPHVAAVTDQLHQKVLGAEGVDLLRQETQYDIFFRKIENQLRCYRVENIPIQAEIQLNTTQFGVISGAMMVEIAGKTCTLQQAAPHLESTDRVFRQEVYDKVCQRRLQDKDALNALYSKLIQQRHQLAINAGFKNFRDYAFVSMNRFDYTPGDCFTFHVAIKEEIVPLLNELAADRKKQLGLATLQPFDHAVDIAGRKPLRPFTDVGELVAKTITVFERLDPFLGDCLRTMQEMGHLDLASRKGKAPGGYNYPLDESGVPFIFMNAVSTLSDLLTMFHEGGHAVHSFLVHGLTLNAFKHCPSEIAELASMSMELLTMPHWDVFFTSQEALNRAKKDHLIHVISCLPWMATIDAFQHWVYEHPGHTLAERADNWDRIFSNFSDSITDWTGYEEVKRHLWQKQLHLFEVPFYYIEYAIAQLGAIGVWKHAQENPKQALDHYLNALKLGHTASMRTVYETAGVAFDFSSAHIRSLAQFVRQAWAEL, from the coding sequence GTGCTAGAAGAAGATGCTGGATGGCGTTACATTCATACTTCTTGCGATACTACTGATTTGACTGCTAAAAGTCGTTATGAATACTATATTACTGCCATAGCGCCTCATGTAGCAGCTGTTACAGATCAATTGCATCAAAAAGTTTTAGGTGCAGAAGGGGTTGATCTATTGCGTCAGGAAACCCAATATGACATCTTTTTTCGAAAGATTGAAAATCAATTGCGTTGTTACAGAGTGGAAAATATACCCATTCAGGCCGAGATTCAGCTTAATACAACGCAATTTGGTGTGATTTCAGGTGCGATGATGGTAGAGATAGCTGGAAAAACTTGCACGTTGCAGCAAGCTGCACCCCATTTAGAATCTACAGATAGGGTTTTTCGACAAGAGGTATATGATAAGGTATGCCAACGGAGGTTACAAGATAAAGATGCACTGAATGCACTCTACTCAAAGTTGATTCAACAACGCCATCAATTGGCCATAAATGCTGGTTTCAAGAATTTTAGAGATTATGCTTTTGTATCCATGAATCGTTTTGATTACACTCCAGGGGATTGTTTTACCTTTCATGTAGCGATCAAAGAGGAAATCGTACCGCTACTCAATGAACTAGCAGCAGATCGAAAAAAGCAGCTAGGTTTGGCCACACTGCAACCATTTGATCATGCAGTAGATATAGCGGGCAGAAAGCCATTGCGTCCCTTTACTGATGTGGGAGAGCTGGTTGCGAAAACGATTACGGTATTTGAGCGGTTGGATCCTTTTTTAGGAGATTGTTTGCGTACCATGCAAGAGATGGGTCATTTGGACTTAGCTTCCCGGAAGGGAAAAGCACCTGGTGGGTACAACTATCCATTAGATGAGAGCGGGGTACCTTTTATTTTTATGAATGCCGTTTCCACTCTAAGTGACCTGTTGACCATGTTTCATGAAGGCGGCCATGCCGTTCATTCTTTTTTAGTACATGGCTTGACCTTAAATGCTTTTAAGCATTGTCCATCAGAGATTGCAGAGTTGGCTTCCATGTCTATGGAGTTGCTTACCATGCCCCATTGGGATGTTTTCTTTACCAGTCAAGAAGCGCTCAACCGTGCCAAAAAAGACCATTTGATCCATGTGATCAGTTGTTTACCCTGGATGGCTACTATTGATGCTTTTCAACATTGGGTCTATGAACATCCCGGTCATACCTTAGCAGAACGAGCAGACAACTGGGACCGTATCTTTAGTAACTTTTCAGATAGCATAACCGACTGGACCGGTTATGAGGAGGTAAAGCGCCATTTATGGCAAAAACAACTCCATCTTTTTGAAGTACCCTTCTATTACATTGAATATGCCATTGCGCAACTTGGTGCCATTGGCGTATGGAAGCATGCACAAGAAAACCCCAAACAAGCATTGGATCATTACCTAAATGCATTAAAGTTAGGCCATACCGCATCCATGCGTACAGTCTATGAAACCGCTGGAGTTGCTTTTGATTTTAGCAGTGCCCATATTCGTTCCCTGGCGCAATTTGTACGTCAGGCTTGGGCTGAGCTGTAG
- a CDS encoding alpha/beta fold hydrolase yields MFQFNFAIYLTILLSIVIGCDNCKKLSDTTFTSSNQGNTKPLIALFHGLGSGSYAFDKLVPELKKAFPSVEVIALTSLENGETYSSSIRNQATICFDDLLKNISILPKRPTLLIGHSQGGLCAYSMYYIYKKRLNVKGIITLATPWEGAPALNSDHRPFLKRLQHPHVMSEMQEFSRARGKDANWLQEDLIECVNKFQFSGCSKGAGDLKPGSEFLNWVQKRLPSAEVPILAIGGEGNDFRVFLPEESDNDFKVLRNLWTKVIVGQTHHNKAHDMIVPLYSQLAENIAPYNSEDCTKDNSVDFTRCTISDAIHDGFLGLPAKKVSKNILHHPEMFEKVKDFGKKVLHPHDSKLQQPQNLAAEAA; encoded by the coding sequence ATGTTCCAGTTTAATTTTGCCATTTACCTCACCATCTTACTTTCTATCGTTATTGGTTGTGATAATTGCAAGAAACTTAGTGATACCACTTTTACAAGCTCAAATCAAGGCAATACCAAACCACTAATTGCCTTGTTTCATGGGTTGGGCTCCGGTTCCTACGCTTTTGATAAACTGGTACCTGAACTTAAGAAAGCTTTTCCTAGTGTTGAGGTGATTGCTTTGACCAGTTTAGAGAACGGTGAAACTTACTCTTCTTCTATAAGAAACCAAGCTACTATTTGCTTCGACGATCTTTTAAAAAACATATCTATCTTACCAAAGAGACCTACTCTACTAATAGGGCATAGCCAAGGTGGTCTTTGTGCTTATAGTATGTATTATATATACAAGAAGCGATTAAACGTAAAGGGGATTATTACGCTAGCCACGCCATGGGAAGGGGCACCTGCCCTTAATTCAGATCACAGACCGTTCTTAAAACGTTTGCAACATCCTCATGTAATGAGTGAAATGCAAGAATTTTCAAGAGCCCGTGGTAAAGATGCCAATTGGCTTCAAGAAGATCTTATAGAATGCGTAAATAAATTCCAATTTTCAGGTTGTAGTAAAGGAGCTGGCGATTTAAAACCAGGAAGCGAATTTTTAAACTGGGTTCAAAAAAGGCTTCCTAGTGCAGAAGTTCCTATACTAGCTATAGGAGGGGAAGGAAATGACTTTAGGGTATTCCTACCTGAGGAAAGCGATAATGACTTTAAAGTTTTACGTAACCTATGGACCAAAGTTATAGTGGGCCAAACGCATCATAACAAAGCACATGACATGATCGTTCCATTGTATAGTCAACTTGCAGAAAATATCGCACCGTATAACAGTGAAGATTGCACAAAAGATAACAGTGTAGATTTCACAAGATGTACTATTTCAGATGCCATTCATGATGGCTTTTTAGGGCTACCCGCTAAAAAAGTGTCCAAAAATATACTCCACCATCCTGAAATGTTCGAAAAGGTTAAAGATTTTGGCAAAAAGGTATTACACCCGCACGATTCAAAATTGCAGCAACCACAAAATTTGGCAGCAGAGGCTGCTTGA
- the ftsY gene encoding signal recognition particle-docking protein FtsY, translating into MGIFDFFSKRAASKTHLVEELSKTRQSFWSKFSKIIAGKSTVDSEVLDRLEELLIGSDVGVSTTLKIIAAIEQRVARDKYLTTNELDQILQSETEQLLHIAPSTPQDPIAPTHPHIILVVGVNGVGKTTTIGKLAAQFIGQGKKVTLGAADTFRAAAVEQLTIWGNRVGAEVVARAMQSDPSSVAHETVQQSIRNNTDVAIIDTAGRLHTKVHLINELAKIKRTIQKCLPGAPQEVLLVLDGTNGQNAFLQAEAFTAAVAVTGIVVTKLDGTSKGGMVLGIADQFAIPIKYIGVGEKIEDLRPFDPHTFISSLFQKW; encoded by the coding sequence ATGGGTATTTTTGATTTTTTTTCTAAGCGGGCGGCCTCTAAAACGCATTTAGTGGAAGAGCTGTCCAAGACACGTCAGTCTTTTTGGAGTAAGTTTTCTAAAATTATTGCTGGCAAGTCTACGGTTGATAGTGAGGTATTAGATAGGTTAGAGGAATTGCTGATTGGTTCAGATGTGGGCGTATCTACCACGCTTAAGATTATAGCTGCTATAGAACAACGTGTAGCACGGGATAAATACCTTACCACAAATGAGCTAGATCAAATTTTACAGTCTGAGACTGAGCAGCTTTTACATATTGCGCCCAGCACCCCGCAGGATCCTATTGCACCCACTCATCCGCATATCATACTGGTAGTAGGGGTAAATGGTGTAGGTAAAACTACCACTATTGGCAAACTGGCTGCACAGTTTATAGGTCAAGGAAAAAAAGTGACGCTGGGTGCTGCAGATACCTTCCGTGCAGCAGCAGTAGAACAGCTTACCATTTGGGGCAATCGTGTAGGGGCAGAGGTGGTAGCACGAGCGATGCAGTCAGACCCTTCTTCTGTTGCACATGAAACGGTACAACAAAGCATACGGAATAATACAGATGTGGCCATTATAGATACAGCCGGCCGATTGCATACCAAAGTACATCTTATCAATGAACTCGCTAAAATTAAGCGAACCATCCAAAAGTGCCTTCCTGGTGCGCCACAAGAGGTATTACTGGTACTGGATGGTACAAATGGGCAAAATGCCTTTCTTCAAGCGGAAGCTTTTACAGCTGCTGTAGCCGTAACCGGAATCGTTGTAACCAAACTAGATGGAACCTCTAAAGGAGGTATGGTGCTGGGCATAGCAGATCAGTTTGCTATTCCAATTAAATATATCGGTGTAGGCGAAAAAATCGAAGACTTAAGGCCTTTTGATCCCCATACATTTATTAGTTCTTTATTTCAGAAATGGTAA
- a CDS encoding AAA family ATPase — translation MKKLPIGVSNFHKLLSNDYLFCDKTAMIADLLKSGDEVTLITRPRRWGKTLNMSMLQHFFASELNGITTAGLFDDLAIGKLEGGKYVREHQGKHPVIMISFKDVNAADFQGAYNAVYELILELYSFHLYLFTSDKINALQLEQLYVIRNRQANQQVLENALKLLSQCLYQHHGQKVYMLIDEYDTPLNKAYGNKAYLDAMVALMRNLFSAALKDNTALEKGILTGILRVSKDSMLSGLNNLETYTILDDAYSSHFGFREVEVESLFKAKDLGTSMEAVRNWYNGYKVGGLVMYNPWSIISCINRSGRFDVYWVNTGNNDLVKELLFRSGSGIKSKFERLMQGASFSVPIDKHLSFDLLGRDDNALWSLLLFAGYLKFETVAFNEYNGLHDCQLLIPNKEVHTLYNRFFREWLSNQFDEVDEYESFLDHLITGNVPCFTQALRCFLLQSVSCFDTHVARKSEGFYHGFVLAMLASLGRTHYIRSNRESGFGRYDLLLIPKQEGLKALLLEFKQVRKEEELENASKLALAQIEEQAYHTELLQYPHVKEVIGCGIAFSGKSVLTAYVTYDLVRKQSGDVSLTSKYSEQEVTP, via the coding sequence ATGAAAAAATTACCCATTGGTGTCAGTAACTTTCATAAGTTACTATCTAATGATTACCTGTTTTGTGATAAGACAGCCATGATTGCTGATTTACTCAAAAGCGGTGATGAGGTTACCTTAATTACGCGTCCTCGTCGTTGGGGTAAGACACTCAATATGTCTATGCTGCAACATTTTTTTGCATCAGAATTGAATGGTATCACTACAGCAGGTTTATTTGATGATTTAGCCATTGGCAAGTTAGAAGGTGGTAAGTATGTTAGGGAACATCAAGGCAAGCATCCGGTTATTATGATCAGTTTTAAAGATGTGAACGCAGCTGATTTTCAAGGGGCTTATAATGCGGTCTATGAATTGATACTCGAACTTTATAGCTTCCATCTCTATCTATTTACAAGTGATAAAATCAATGCGTTACAATTAGAGCAACTCTATGTGATTCGCAATAGGCAAGCCAATCAACAAGTATTAGAAAATGCTTTAAAACTATTAAGTCAATGCCTTTACCAACACCATGGTCAGAAGGTTTATATGCTAATAGATGAATATGATACGCCACTTAATAAAGCTTATGGCAATAAGGCATACTTGGATGCTATGGTGGCATTGATGCGTAATCTATTTAGCGCTGCTTTAAAAGACAATACTGCACTAGAGAAAGGTATTTTAACCGGTATATTACGTGTTTCCAAAGATAGTATGCTTTCTGGTTTGAATAATCTAGAGACCTATACTATTTTGGATGACGCATATAGTAGCCATTTTGGTTTTAGAGAAGTAGAAGTTGAATCTTTATTTAAGGCAAAAGATCTTGGTACTTCTATGGAAGCAGTAAGAAATTGGTATAATGGCTATAAGGTAGGTGGTTTAGTCATGTATAATCCCTGGTCTATTATTTCTTGCATCAATAGATCCGGTCGTTTTGATGTTTACTGGGTAAACACGGGTAATAATGATTTAGTTAAGGAACTATTGTTTCGTTCTGGATCAGGAATTAAGTCTAAGTTTGAGCGATTGATGCAAGGAGCATCATTTTCTGTACCGATAGATAAACACCTATCTTTTGATTTACTAGGAAGAGATGATAACGCTTTATGGAGCTTACTCTTATTTGCTGGCTATTTAAAGTTTGAGACTGTTGCCTTTAATGAATATAATGGATTACATGATTGTCAACTGTTGATTCCTAATAAAGAAGTACATACGCTTTATAATCGTTTTTTTAGAGAATGGCTCAGTAATCAATTTGATGAAGTAGATGAATATGAATCTTTTTTAGATCACTTGATAACTGGTAATGTACCTTGTTTTACACAAGCATTAAGATGCTTTTTATTGCAAAGTGTTAGTTGTTTTGATACCCATGTTGCAAGAAAATCAGAGGGTTTCTATCATGGCTTTGTTTTGGCTATGCTAGCCAGCTTGGGTAGAACCCATTATATACGGTCGAATCGAGAAAGTGGCTTTGGAAGATATGATCTGCTATTAATCCCTAAACAAGAAGGTTTAAAAGCGCTGCTATTAGAATTTAAGCAAGTTCGGAAAGAAGAAGAACTAGAAAATGCCTCTAAACTTGCCTTAGCGCAAATAGAAGAACAAGCCTATCATACGGAGTTATTACAATATCCCCATGTAAAAGAAGTAATAGGATGCGGTATTGCTTTTTCTGGAAAGTCAGTTCTAACTGCTTACGTAACTTATGATCTCGTTCGTAAACAATCTGGAGATGTTAGTTTAACCAGTAAATATAGTGAGCAAGAGGTAACCCCTTAG
- a CDS encoding glutamate racemase yields MFSDSYKQAPIAIYDSGIGGLAIARVIKAGLPEESIHYIGDTTNLPYGEKRATALRGYIAQVVNFCLHKGYKLLVMACNTATAAADGFLPSYLKTVGADMNIINVIDPVITYITENNRYNQIGLIGTTYTVTQGIYAERLRTTGITLTALATPLLVPMVEACFNGGKIDHLLLDCYLKQIGAIDALIPACTHYIFLEKALKSFFSRRYAKKIEVIDVAKLTALNVKAWLTAANLLNNTKKKRPDCFMATTLTPAFKNATKKLFGATPMEINLADATRSGDFKCMDASCK; encoded by the coding sequence GTGTTTTCCGACAGCTATAAACAGGCACCGATTGCCATTTATGATAGTGGTATAGGTGGTTTGGCCATTGCCAGGGTCATCAAAGCAGGCTTACCAGAGGAGTCGATCCATTATATCGGAGATACTACAAACCTACCCTATGGTGAAAAGCGCGCAACGGCACTACGTGGCTATATTGCGCAGGTAGTAAACTTCTGCTTGCATAAAGGCTATAAGCTGCTGGTAATGGCTTGTAACACTGCCACTGCTGCTGCAGATGGTTTTTTGCCATCTTACCTTAAAACCGTAGGCGCAGACATGAATATCATTAATGTCATTGACCCAGTAATCACCTATATCACTGAAAACAACCGTTACAACCAGATAGGTCTTATAGGTACAACCTATACCGTAACACAGGGCATCTATGCAGAACGCTTGCGTACCACTGGCATTACCCTTACTGCGCTGGCCACTCCCCTACTGGTTCCTATGGTAGAAGCTTGTTTCAATGGTGGCAAGATAGATCATCTTTTATTAGATTGTTATTTAAAGCAAATCGGAGCTATAGATGCGCTGATCCCAGCTTGTACCCATTATATCTTTTTAGAAAAAGCCTTAAAAAGCTTCTTCAGCAGACGCTATGCAAAAAAGATTGAAGTGATCGATGTAGCAAAACTTACCGCATTAAACGTTAAAGCATGGCTAACTGCAGCAAACCTTTTAAACAACACCAAAAAAAAACGACCCGATTGTTTTATGGCAACTACACTAACCCCAGCTTTTAAAAATGCTACTAAAAAACTATTTGGCGCAACCCCTATGGAAATAAACCTGGCAGACGCTACTAGATCAGGAGATTTTAAATGCATGGATGCATCGTGCAAATAG
- the rpmB gene encoding 50S ribosomal protein L28, whose product MARICDITGKKPIVGNNVSHANNKTKRWFYPNLQKKRFYIPEEGIWIPLKVSTFIIRTINKKGIHAVLKEAKQKGTLSKKYHWLV is encoded by the coding sequence ATGGCAAGAATTTGTGATATAACAGGGAAAAAGCCCATTGTAGGGAATAATGTATCGCATGCAAATAATAAAACCAAGAGATGGTTTTATCCAAATTTGCAAAAGAAGCGTTTTTATATTCCAGAAGAGGGTATTTGGATTCCATTGAAGGTTTCTACTTTTATTATCCGTACCATTAATAAAAAGGGAATTCATGCGGTGTTAAAAGAGGCCAAGCAGAAGGGGACGCTGTCCAAGAAATACCACTGGTTGGTCTAA
- a CDS encoding DUF4295 family protein — protein MAKKVVAILSKGDTVKLTKLIQVKRSAKTGAYTFRSRIVPSEAIKEILSSRA, from the coding sequence ATGGCAAAGAAAGTAGTAGCAATCCTTTCTAAAGGAGATACGGTTAAGTTGACCAAGCTGATTCAAGTAAAAAGATCAGCAAAAACAGGAGCTTACACTTTTCGCAGCAGAATTGTACCCTCTGAAGCAATAAAAGAGATTCTATCTAGCAGGGCATAG